The following proteins are co-located in the Xiphophorus maculatus strain JP 163 A chromosome 8, X_maculatus-5.0-male, whole genome shotgun sequence genome:
- the hspa5 gene encoding 78 kDa glucose-regulated protein, with protein MKLLWLVVLVVGTVRADDDEKKDSVGTVIGIDLGTTYSCVGVFKNGRVEIIANDQGNRITPSYVAFTSEGERLIGDAAKNQLTSNPENTVFDAKRLIGRTWGDSSVQQDIKYLPFKVIEKKSKPHIQVDIGGGQIKTFAPEEISAMVLTKMKETAEAYLGKKVTHAVVTVPAYFNDAQRQATKDAGTIAGLNVMRIINEPTAAAIAYGLDKRDGEKNILVFDLGGGTFDVSLLTIDNGVFEVVATNGDTHLGGEDFDQRVMEHFIKLYKKKTGKDVRKDNRAVQKLRREVEKAKRALSAQHQARIEIESFFEGEDFSETLTRAKFEELNMDLFRATMKPVQKVLEDSDLKKPDIDEIVLVGGSTRIPKIQQLVKEFFNGKEPSRGINPDEAVAYGAAVQAGVLSGEEDTGEVVLLDVCPLTLGIETVGGVMTKLIPRNTVVPTKKSQIFSTASDNQPTVTIKVYEGERPLTKDNHLLGTFDLTGIPPAPRGVPQIEVTFEIDVNGILRVTAEDKGTGNKNKITITNDQNRLTPEDIERMVNDAERFADEDKKLKERIDARNELESYAYSLKNQIGDKEKLGGKLSDEDKEAIEKAVEEKIEWMESHQDADLEDFQAKKKELEEVVQPIISKLYGSAGGPPPEGAEEQEKDEL; from the exons ATGAAGCTGTTGTGGCTTGTAGTGCTTGTGGTCGGCACCGTGCGCGCTGATGACGACGAAAAGAAGGACAGTGTGGGCACTGTCATAGGAATTGACCTGGGAACAACCTACTCATG TGTTGGAGTCTTCAAGAATGGACGTGTGGAGATTATTGCCAATGACCAGGGTAACCGCATCACCCCCTCATATGTGGCCTTCACCAGTGAAGGTGAGCGTCTCATTGGTGATGCTGCTAAGAATCAGCTGACCTCTAACCCGGAGAACACAGTCTTTGATGCCAAGAGGCTGATCGGTCGCACATGGGGCGACTCCTCTGTGCAGCAGGACATCAAATACCTGCCTTTCAAG GTTATTGAGAAGAAGAGCAAGCCCCACATCCAGGTTGACATTGGTGGTGGCCAGATCAAAACCTTTGCCCCAGAGGAGATCTCTGCTATGGTCCTGACCAAGATGAAGGAGACTGCTGAGGCTTACCTTGGCAAGAAG GTCACGCATGCTGTGGTCACTGTCCCTGCCTACTTCAATGATGCTCAGCGCCAGGCCACTAAGGATGCTGGCACCATTGCTGGTTTGAATGTCATGAGAATCATCAATGAGCC TACTGCTGCTGCTATTGCTTATGGCCTGGATAAGAGAGATGGCGAGAAGAACATCCTTGTGTTCGATCTGGGCGGTGGTACCTTTGATGTCTCCCTTCTGACCATTGACAACGGTGTGTTTGAAGTGGTAGCCACCAACGGTGACACCCACCTGGGAGGTGAGGACTTTGACCAGCGTGTCATGGAGCACTTCATCAAGCTTTACAAGAAGAAGACTGGCAAGGATGTGCGCAAAGACAACCGCGCTGTGCAGAAGCTCCGTCGTGAGGTTGAGAAGGCAAAGAGGGCTCTGTCTGCCCAGCACCAGGCTCGTATTGAGATCGAGTCCTTTTTTGAGGGAGAAGATTTCTCTGAGACCTTGACCCGTGCCAAGTTTGAAGAGCTGAACATG GACCTGTTCCGTGCTACAATGAAACCTGTACAGAAAGTCCTGGAAGACTCAGACCTGAAGAAGCCTGACATTGACGAGATCGTGCTTGTTGGAGGCTCCACTCGTATCCCTAAAATCCAGCAGCTGGTGAAGGAGTTCTTCAATGGCAAAGAGCCATCCAGGGGCATCAATCCTGATGAGGCTGTGGCATATGGAGCTGCTGTCCAGGCTGGAGTGCTCTCTGGAGAAGAAGATACTG GAGAAGTGGTCCTTCTGGATGTGTGCCCCCTCACCCTTGGTATTGAGACTGTTGGAGGAGTCATGACCAAACTGATCCCCAGGAACACTGTGGTGCCAACAAAGAAATCTCAGATCTTCTCTACAGCCTCTGATAACCAGCCTACTGTCACAATTAAAGTTTATGAAG gtgagcGTCCTCTGACAAAAGACAACCATCTGCTGGGCACCTTTGACCTGACTGGCATCCCCCCGGCCCCTCGTGGAGTTCCACAGATTGAAGTCACCTTTGAAATTGATGTCAATGGCATTCTGCGTGTCACCGCGGAAGACAAGGGAACAGGCAACAAGAACAAGATCACCATCACAAATGACCAGAACCGCCTGACCCCTGAAGATATCGAGAGGATGGTGAACGACGCAGAGCGCTTTGCTGACGAAGACAAGAAGCTGAAGGAGAGGATTGACGCCCGCAATGAACTGGAAAGCTACGCCTACTCTCTGAAGAACCAAATTGGCGACAAGGAGAAGCTTGGTGGCAAACTGTCAGATGAGGACAAGGAGGCCATTGAGAAGGCTGTTGAGGAGAAGATTGAGTGGATGGAGTCCCACCAAGATGCTGATCTGGAAGACTTCCAGGCTAAGAAGAAGGAGCTGGAGGAAGTTGTTCAGCCTATTATCAGCAAGCTCTATGGTAGTGCAGGTGGACCTCCACCAGAGGGTGCCGAGGAGCAAGAAAAAGATGAGTTGTAG
- the rabepk gene encoding rab9 effector protein with kelch motifs, producing the protein MEFLPVLDPFDRPKEGIWYSLIPSGSTPGVSVGNTCTFVPSEDGGKGRIAIVGGANPSGSFSESYAINLDNHEWITSDWKGLEARYEHCSFVSESCPQCLWVFGGAQQTGNRKCIQKLQLSDKNPQWKNVEAKGELPSPRTYHTSSACLGDKLYVFSGGEAGATPVSDTKLHVFDTVSSTWFQPETQGRQPASRHGHVIAAVGSKIYIHGGMAGDKFFNDMYSLDSGIMKWEKVQSKGDIPPGIAAHSAVVQGANIYIFGGLTVDGAISSMYRFNTEKSRWTLMKFEGELPPNRLDHSMCLLPWQLCRERNADGTKNNGPDFETINLAFAFAGMDTHGVIYNDCIVTVVK; encoded by the exons ATGGAGTTTCTCCCAGTGCTCGACCCGTTTGATAGACCTAAAGAAGGAATCTG GTATTCATTGATACCAAGTGGAAGCACTCCAGGGGTTAGTGTGGGTAATACCTGCACATTTGTTCCCTCTGAAGATGGAGGAAAAGGAAGAATCGCTATTGTTGGGGGAGCTAATCCCAGTGGCAGTTTCTCAGAGTCATATGCTATAAATCTAG ATAATCATGAATGGATCACATCTGACTGGAAAGGTTTAGAAGCCCGATATGAACACTGCAGTTTTGTGTCCGAAAGCTGTCCACAGTGCCTGTGGGTGTTTGGTGGGGCACAGCAAACGGGGAATCGCAAATGTATCCAGAAACTACAACTTTCTG ACAAGAACCCTCAGTGGAAAAATGTAGAAGCAAAAGGGGAGCTTCCCAGTCCCAGGACATACCACACCAGCTCAGCCTGCTTAGGGGACAAACTGTATGTGTTTTCTGGTGGGGAAGCAGGCGCTACACCCGTCTCAGACACCAAACTTCATGTGTTTGATACAG tttcttcCACTTGGTTTCAGCCAGAAACACAAGGTAGGCAACCAGCATCCAGACACGGACACGTCATAGCTGCTGTTGGCTCGAAGATTTATATTCATGGAGGCATGGCTGGAGATAAGTTCTTCAATGATATGTATTCCCTTGACTCAG GGATCATGAAGTGGGAGAAAGTGCAGTCAAAAGGAGATATCCCACCAGGCATTGCAGCCCATTCGGCTGTGGTACAGGGTGCAAACATCTATATATTTGGAGGGTTGACTGTAGATGGTGCCATCAGCTCAATGTACAGATTTAATACTG AGAAGAGCAGATGGACCCTAATGAAATTTGAAGGAGAGTTGCCACCAAACCGCCTGGACCACTCCATGTGTTTATTGCCATGGCAGCTGTGTAGGGAGAGGAATGCAGATGGGACGAAGAACAATGGTCCAGACTTTGAGACGATCAATCTGGCTTTTGCATTTGCAGGAATGGACACACATGGCGTTATTTATAATGACTGCATTGTGACTGTTGTCAAGTGA